The nucleotide window ATAGCCAGGCAGCGGTGGTGCTCACAAATGCCATGCTGGTCAGGTGCGCTTGTCCTGTAGTCAGTGTTGTTGCTCGTCCTCCGCCGTGCTTGTCAGTCAAAGGTAAGAGTTGCTCTGCCCAGTGAATGATCATCTTTAAGTGCCAGTCTCGAAAGGTGTTCAGGTTAGGTCGAGTATGATTATTGTGTTTGAAACTTGTATTGTGAATTTCTAGATTCTGGTATTGGCTTCGAGGTGGAAATTTGAAATGCCGCTGACGTTGTGGATAAAGGATTAGGAATCCATGGTTTGAGCCCGGTTGGAGCTTGTGTAGTTGGTAAAAGACTAAGTTAAATTAGATCAGTGTTCGCATTCGACGAACTCCTGTATGAACAAATTGGTAGATTCTTTAGACATGTTTTAGTTAAAAGTTAGTAAGTTCAATATATTGTGGGTTtggaaaatttttaatgcaatggGTACTACTAGAAATCTAGGCAAGATAATGTATACATGGGTGTTAAGAGGTCACTTCATGTTACCGCCCCATAGGTAATTGTCATGTTTTAATAAGAACTTTGATGGCTCAAATTTCCTCCATGGTGATTTTGTTAAACTGCTATTTGGATGTACCCTTAATGTAAAGAAGTTTGTTTTTTCAAAATGGAATGTCGTTTCCTTGTTTGCGTCTAAATATGGGTGCTATTGTGAAATTAAGGACTTGTAGCACTCTACTAAGCAAGGGCACCTTCATAGAGACTAGATACATAGACATGGTAATTTAAATGTTTCGTTTCGTAGCGGGAAAGCAACGAGTATATCATGAAAAGAAGGTTGTAACTGAATTCTAATTAGATTTTGATATGTTTTTGATATTATAAGACCCGTtgttgttttttggttttttaattCCTAGCGATAAAATTTAGAAAGGGTTTTTATTCTTTTGGCTACAATTCTGCTGGGAACTTATTGAACTTATGGTGCTATGTAGGTTCTtaattgtttgtttttgagttatttAAGATGCGCTAAAGTTGGTGAGCTATGTTTAGACACTTACAATGCAGTGGTTTTGCCTTATTTGTGGTGTAAGATATAGTCCCTTTTTGATAGCTGTGGTTGATGTTTTAACTGTGTCAACGGCGTGGTTATGAGCATCATTTGTCTGTTTTATATGTGATCAGGCTAGAAGGTTGCCCACTTGTTGCCAATGGATTTCAGGCGTTCGTTTAACAATGAGGGTGAAGACTCGATTAGGAGTACCTCCGATGATAGTTGCGGACATTATTGTGCGAGTGATGATGAATACAACGACGATGAATACCTCGAGTGCAATGAGGGACGCGAAAGCAAGGAAAAAGGTGTAGGGGTTGCCGTTGATTGTAATGGGTCGGGTGATGCAGATGATGCGGCAGAGGGTGGTCTCTGTCGGCCAGTCGGTGCGAATGACTTCTTGGGAAAAGAGTTTGCGACAGAGGATGATGCTTATGCTGCCTACAAGGAATTTGCTAAATTAAGAGGTTTTGGAGTTCGGAAGGGAGATGTAGCTCGTGTGAATGTGGTGTTGATTAGGAGAGATTTTTTTTGCCATCGACAAGGTAGAAGACATCGTAAGCACTCTGACTGTCCTGAGCGAGTAAGGGAGGAGAGGTTGGAGAGTTGCACGAACTGTAAGGCAAAGATGAAGATTTACTATGATATACAAGATAATGTGTGGAGGGTCAAGACCATCGTGGACGAACACAACCACGAACTTGCCCCAACAGTGTTCGCACGTCTCTTTCCTAGTCATCGGAAGATGAGTGACGGTGACAAGGCACAGGTGGCATGCTCCAGTTTACAAAACAGGATCTGTATAATTATGTGCACGGGCAAAAGATTGCGTGAATATACAATGGCGACGTCGCGGCGACTATCAGTTACTTGGAGGAAAAGGCAAATGCTGACATGAGGACGGTGGCCCAATACACACAGACCCTAGACAATTGTTTGGGTAGCCTAATTTGGGCTGACGGTGAGATGATGTCGGATTATCAGCTATTTGGTGATGTCTTGGCTTTTGATTCGACGTACCGATCTAACAAGTACAAAAAACCATCGGTGGTTTTCTCCGGGTCCAATCACCACAAACAGACATCAATATTTAGGTTCGCATTGCTGGATGATGAAGAGGTCCACACTTATAGGTGGGTGTTGTTGAACCTGCTCGATGTTATGGGGCAAAAGAAGTCGTTTGTAGTGGTGATCGACGGGGACAAGGCAATGCGCACTGCAATTGCAGAGGTGATGCCGACGGCGACACATAGACTTTGTGGTTGGCACTTGAGAAGAATTGCATCCAACGGGTGAAAGAAGCAAAATTTTGCAAGGTGTTTAGGAAAGCCATTTATGCAAACTTTGAAATCAGTGACTTTGAGGAGTACTAGAAGGCTTCCGTTGAGTCGCTTGGCCTACATGATAACAATTGGGTTAAGTCGACGTATGAATCTAGAGAAAGTTGGGCAATGGCGTACCTTAGGGAAACCTTTTGTGCCGGGATACAGGACGACTTCAAGATGTGAAAGGGATCAATGCTTTCATTAAGGGCTTCTTTAAATCAATTGATAGCATTTTGGAACTTGTGCATAGTTTAGATCGGGTTGTGAAGGACTATCGGAACAATGAAGTAACAGCCCAATTCTACTCCACGTACTATAGTCCGTTGCTGACCACTGGCCTTGATTCAATCGAGCGGTTTGCATCGAAGGTGTATACAAGAGCAGTGTTTAGAGAAGTGAAAAAACAAATTAAGGCTGTGGCTACTTTATTGTTTTAGGGCAAGGACAGCATTAGCACGACAACTGCGTACACATTCTCGTGAATGGAAAAACCTAATAGAACGCACAAGGTATTGTTTGATCCAGACGAGGGAAAAATAGAGTGTGCGTGTTCGATGTGGAACAGTGAGGGGATTCCCTGTAGTCATATCGACCGTGCGATGAAGTACGAGGGTTTGGAAGAAATACCGCCtggttttattttgaaaagatggtGCAAGAATGCAAAGGATTGTAGATCGACACCCGTTGATAGTAAAGACGGCCTTGAAGGCCGTTTGCTTCTATATGCTGCCCTATGTGGGGCAATGAGTTTAGTTGCACAACTTGGGACTGCAGATGTTGCCGAGTTTGTTGTGGCTAGGGATGGGATTGCCAGTCTCACCGAAGCGCTTCAGCGGAGATTCTTTGAGAGGGTTGGGAGCAAACTTGGTCTATCGCCGTTGTCCGGGATCAAGGACCCCGTTGTATCAAAGACAAAGGGGGCACCGAGGAAGGAAAAGGAGTCCGAACCAATTAGTCAGGGTGAGAAGGTGCCAAAGAGAGGACGTTGTACCAACTGTGGGGTTGTTGCTCACACGAAGAGAACTTGCACGTGGCACCGAGAAGAGGGTGTTGCAGGGACTGATGGTGCAGGCGGTCTAAGTTACATGGAGCATGGTTCTCATGATGTAGCTGCCCCTTCCGCAACGCCACAGACCCGTCATTGTCACACAAACGAGGTAAGAAAGTGGTTTCATGTAGATTCGAAACAAGAGGGTAATGTTGTTTGATTAATTGCCGGAATGTGACGCCTGAAAACAAAGGATTCATTGCacagataaaaataatatttgatacGATATGGCTATGTCAATTGGAGGAGTATAAATGTCGGATATAAAGAGTTCTGACTTTTCAACTACCTTAAAATGTTAGGTGATTTTGGTAGAAAAGAATTCAACATAGTTGGTATAGTTTTTGCATAGTATTGCTGCTTTTCGTTCTTTGAGTCCCGTGTTACCTCTTGCTGACCTTAGCATACCGTTTGTAATTCATACACTAGCTATTTTTGCATTACAATATTTGAGTCGTGTTGATTTGTAGATTCTGTAATGTTACAGTTAGGTAGATAAAACAATTGTTACTGTGCAAAAAATCGTCTCTGTATGTATGCATAAGCCTCTCGAGATTAAGCTACCTTGAGTGTGCACTTTATAGTCGGCAGTAACCAAAATAGCAGGTTACATAGGATGTTTCTTGATGCTTATATAACATGACACGAATCgttgaaaatattaaatgcaGTGTTAAAACAATTACTTGGGAGTACATAACATGACCCAAAATTCTTGAGAATTGATCATGTATGTGAAAATGTTATGCTTGATTAGGAGGGAATGCAATCGGAGAGCAGCAACCCTGGTGACACTCCTCTAGTGCGTGCAGATGGGACGACTTCGTCTATCACTCACGGGTGTAGCAGTCCATTTTCCCGCAACCCCATCGGTGTTGGGGGTGGGGGCGCTAACTTCTTCCTCGGCGGGCAACATATAGAGCAATTTTATACCACTCAAAGTTGCTCATAGGTCAGTTGTCTGTACAGGCTGCTAGCCCCAGTTTAGGGAACCCCAATGCATGGAAAAATGAGGATTTGTTTGAGAGGTGGCTGACACAGGTACAGTTCGGAGAACCCGGTTAGGATACTGCTTATTATGTGCTTTTATTCTCCTGTCTTGCGGTATTAATTGTTTGATAGAATACTTTTTGTGGCCTTACACAGAATGTTGTTGGTAAAATGGCCGGCAATAGAAAACCTGGAAGTTTCCCCAAGTAATGAGACAGGCGATTGCTACCAGTGAAGCACCCATTTGAATGTCACTGTTTGTTGGGAGCCAACCACCCCCAGGAACAAGTtgtattttattgcttttcatattattttacaGGAGCAATATTAGTTTTGTGCATGTGTGAGGTAATCATGTCAAGTCTATGTCTTGTGTTATGTATACTCTGGTCAAACTTCTTCTTCCTTTGTGAGTTAGGTAAATGTTTATGCAAACTAAAGAAATATAACAGGTGTGTATTTGATTGGTGACATGTAAATAGGTATCACAGACAAAACATGTGTTAGTAGTTTAATTGAAAGAATTTCTCGTtcttttactttcatttttcCAAGTGATTTAGTGGTGTTTCCTATGCATAGGAACCAGAGGACCATGTGTGTCGGCCCAACATTTAGTGAGGTTAGTccgcaaaattaaaagaaagtgaaaaatgaATGTCGATCATgaccaaagaagaaagaagaaataattCACTTGAATTGGAAGGAAAATGTGGAATTGGGGATAGTTATGAATGAAATAGGGTTTCAATGTGTCGCGCTCCTAGCACAACTAATGTTTCTTGGAAGGTGGTTGTTGGTGTTTCTTTCTTCAACGTGGGTGTATCTGGCCCAAGGCCAAAATATGTTACACTGACAATTGATAACTCATGATGCTGCTAACATGTGTTGCGTTCagaattggaaaaaaaattaattttgattgcCTTTTAATGTGCAAGGTTCATGAAAATGAACTTTTCAGGCGCGGATCATTTTCATGCAAACTCTTGTTTCTCAGTTGCAATTAAAGCAGTCACTTTGGTATACAATACACTAGTGCATACAATCCCAAAAATTTGAAGTCTGTGTAGCACAGTTTCAGTCAACGCGCTTCATGCAGACACCGAATGGGCAACAAGTTTAGgatatatacaaaataacaagacGGCGTTAGTTATCTTTCACACTGTACAATGCAAAAGAACCTCAAGAATTAATCTCAAGTTTATCGTAAAACATTCAGGGCTCGAGCAAAAAATTAAGGACCCTGATTGACGCCTGAGCAAAAGTATTAACCACTGGTAGAGTCCAACGACAATGTTTACATGGCTAGGTTGACTTTCTCTCCCAGCGTGCAAATGCCTTTGCGACTACCTCCTGTGCAATTTCGTTGTGTGACTTCAGCACTAAATCCACAGCTAACCGCATCCGCGTTGCACTATTCACATGCTGGAACAAACGGAGAAACAAGCAGGCCAACATTATTACCAACAAGAAACACTCTACTACAAGCATACACGCAAGGAACTATAAAAACGATTCAGTTAACCACACGGCTCAGCATACCTATACTCCATAATCTTTTCATAAGTGCTCTCAAATAATCCATTGGACCACCCATACGCCGCAGTCCATGCTGGTTAGGCACACTGTTAAAGTTCAGAATTTTGGCATTAATGGAATCAACTTTGCAATAAATGACAGGAATCAATATAAGAGACATTATTATTGATGCAACAAAATGAGAGATCACTTTCACGTTGAATTTCACATTCATTCAGAGTAATATGCATTCTCAAGAATGCTCCTCAGTCCTCATCATTGAGAGGAATGATTTTTTCACACTAATCTATATTCTTTAGAGTCCCCATCGTGTGGTGATGAAATTCGCACGTTCTCTTGAAATCACCTTGTAAATTCTAAAAGCATCATGGTCATGAGATGGCAATTCATCATGCTTGATAACGTATAGCTACTTAGCGAGTTAGTTATACACTGTAGCaaataaaatatgaatgcaGCAATGGTAATCTAAACAAAATCTATTGTTTTAATACACACGTAGAACATATGATTAAAAATGAAAAGTTTAAACTTATATCTGCTAAGTTAACTATTACACGGTGCAGACACAGTTGTGAATGACATGCAAAAGCATCTAAGTAAAAATTGCTACTGCGTAAACATTCAGGCGAGTAAAGAAACAACTTAGGTGGGTGATTCatgattatgaatttgaaactTTAGGCTTGATAATGCTAATTATCCTTTACtgactttattcgagatttaaAAACAAGAGAACAGTTtgtaaagtttaaaaatttacaCCATTTTCCTATTTGcttattatcatattattttcgATCAATCCGAAATTGCATAGCTATGGAAAATAAGATGTAACTTTTCTCACGTGCGAATAATCACTTGGGTAAACCAAATTGATGCAAACTTTGTCACATTTTGTTATAGTCTTTAGTTTTTCCATTATAGGATGGGAACATGTACATGAGATGCTACTAGGATCGCATGAGATATGAAATGCAATGTACTTACGAGTTCCTCTCTTGTTGAGGCACCTCCGGTTCTTCGAATTCAAATGCGGAAAACTTAGGACACAGCACCCCCTCGCCCGATAGCCACAACTTTTCTAACGTCAGTCCCTCGAGATACAGTGCCTACAAAACATGAGTATATTGCACAATCATATTCGTATTATTGAAACATCATGTTGTCCAGATATGACAGTTTCACAATGAAATCGTTGCTTACCACTCGCATCATCCCTGTTTTCCTTGCATCGGCTTAATGCGGGTCCCAAAGTGAGTCGAGATAGATTAACTTTATCTGCGGCACATCAATAATCCTTAGGTACCAATGCCGGTCACACCACATCGGCTAATAAATCTAAACATACCCCGCATCCCACAATAGCCAATCATGAAACTTATCCATCCAAGTGATCAACGTAAAAGAAACGAGAGCTGTGTACGTACCCTCGTCACACGATCCACCTTGCTCCGTATGTACTTATTAGTATGGATGTCATGTTGCCGGACGTCACGGAATGACCGTCGATTGCAGCTTGCTAACAGTTACATATACGCACATCGTTAGAGGATTTGGTCGTCCACAGGCAGGGTCAAATCCCTAAAAAAATTAACGACACAAAACCTGTACTATTCGTTTACTTGACCGAAAACTAATGAACAGAGCACTAAAATCATGAAAGTTAGCCTTCAGAATACACAAGTGGAATCATTATTCTTCATAACTCCTAAGCTAACGTACAAAGAGCATATATCATATGCATTTATCGGGAAACAAGAGTCACTTCTTAATACTCATGCTGCATACAGATCGATAATTTGCTCTAACACTAACTTGCTAATTTATATAGTAGTGTTATCTATTTCGagtatgaaaatttttttgtcatggGTTTGCAAAAAAATCTCTGCATTCTGTAAGTAAATCAAAGGTAATTAAACAGCTCAAAATTTGGGTAACTAATAGAGCAAGTGCTGAACATCACGTTATTCATTTTTGGTACAGAGTAAAGTGGCTGGTCTTACCATAAAACTTGTTGGTAGGAACCAACGTTGTCGCTTGGAGGGAGTAGTCAGCATGCGAACCACAACATTAAGGACTTGCATTATTCCACCCACAGAAAACCTCGTCAGTAGGATTTACAAAGCTAACAAAGTCAGGTTGGCATTCGTTAGAATGATTTGTGTAGTTAGTAATGTTTACTCACATCATTGACAACCTCACATTTTGGAACCAAGGTAAGAAGCGCTCCCCTACTAGAGATACAGTCACCGACGTCGATAAGAATTTCACTGTCGTCACATTAAGGTATATAACAATCGATTAGGATGACCATCATAAAGGGGTGTGACAAGGGGAAAGTGAGGGTTTGCATCGGGAGGATGACCATCCTATATATATGCGGtgacaaatttttaatgttaataCTTTCTACATATCTTAAGTatgttaacaaaattttaatagcTTAATTAATACATCGAAAAGCATGTTAATTaagaagtatttttttttgttatttcaatATTTTCACAATGTTACGTTTAATGTTTAGTACTAGTGCCTTGTCTAACATTTCGTAACTAtcacattatatattattgatgaataaaaaattacatctcAATATATAATTGTGTGGTAGATAAAGTAATTATTATGCGTAACactaaaactaaattaaataaaataataaaaataaaaaatgatatatatatatataccttttttacCNNNNNNNNNNNNNNNNNNNAATTTAAGAAAACtattaaatactaataatatcTTCTATATTTGGAAAATCAAACTTAgcattagttaattaattgattgacTAGAAGGGCAACAAttgttattattagtttatctatttgtttgttttttattataagtAAATTTGATTTTTCGAAGTCTAATAGATTAAATTCATATAGCACGATAATCTTTATtgatatgttattatttaataatataaaatttttcaacgcatgaataattttttttcatataggAGCAAATACACATCACAACAAAGATGTAGGGACAAATGACCCCAGACTCTAATGAATAAGACCGTGTCCGTGCACACACCACGTGGCTAATCGTACACCGGTGGATAGTTTTAAGTACCTCTTTGGAAGATCTTGGCTAAAGATGTAGGTTGCTACAGCCAACTCCTGCCCGGACAAATTCATCCCGTCCTTCGAACGGAAGACAAGGTTCATTATTTGCAAGATATACTTCGGGTTACCGATAACTCACATACCATATCACGTTATTCAATAGTAAGATTTAGCATGGTGTATTAAAAGATCGAATATAAATCCTAACCTGTGGGATTTGCTCAACCTTCATACTAGGTCGTTGCACCTACGCCCTCCGGCTCCTCCAGAACCCACACGTTCGGCGTTGGCATCGGTGTGCAATACGGACGTGTCTCCGACGGTGTCAGGGGTTAAATTCATCTGAAATGTGCCACCGGATTGTGTAATGGCAACCACGTAAGTTAGTAGTGATTAAGCAGTTTTCAAGTTTAAACAAAGAACAACAGGAATACTACACACCACTTCAGGTGACAGCTTTGCCGGTGATGCTTTTGGACTTGAGAGGGGCTGCGAAATCGacatcttctttctctttgtgcTAAATAGAATATGGTCGACATTAAAGGTGGTGTCGATAACTGGTCAGTTTGTTGCGTTGCATGCTTTCTGGATTTTACCGGTTCGAGGTCGCTTTGCCGGTTTCTTACTTCTCACTAACCTTTCGGGGGATTATGTTCGTTTTCTCATTTGGCAGCATTTACAATTGCTGCAACACCCCTTCGGAGGTGCAGAAACCGGCATAAAGGATTTTTCGGCTGCTAGTTCTTTGATCACATCTCTAATTTTTGACACCACCTCATCATGTCGGGAAATAGCATCTGACAATCTTTTGATGTCGTACTTCATATCAGAAATAGTGATAACAACGGTCTCTGCAACGGGACTGCAATCCTACGCGACATAAAGAACAGTGGATTTTACATTATCTCCAGTGGTTGTCTTAGGTACAAAATCAATTCGAGTAATAAGTTGAGGACCCTTACATGGTGGTGTGCTCCACAAAAGGACCCACAACTTgcaattgagaagagagaaccATCGTCGCCCATATGCAGAACCCTGCAAGAACAATTTTGAATACTCAGAATGCTTATCGCAAAATGGGCCACTTGGAACATGCCTACTTAATAGAAAAATGTGACGACGTCAAGCAGATAGACATGGGCTTACCTGACA belongs to Arachis duranensis cultivar V14167 chromosome 8, aradu.V14167.gnm2.J7QH, whole genome shotgun sequence and includes:
- the LOC107460651 gene encoding putative protein FAR1-RELATED SEQUENCE 10, which encodes MDFRRSFNNEGEDSIRSTSDDSCGHYCASDDEYNDDEYLECNEGRESKEKGVGVAVDCNGSGDADDAAEGGLCRPVGANDFLGKEFATEDDAYAAYKEFAKLRGFGVRKGDVARVNVVLIRRDFFCHRQGRRHRKHSDCPERVREERLESCTNCKAKMKIYYDIQDNVWRVKTIVDEHNHELAPTVFARLFPSHRKMSDGDKAQVACSSLQNRICIIMCTGKRLREYTMATSRRLSVTWRKRQMLT